ATAAGATGTGTAGAAGATAAAATTAGATGGTGTCGTTATTGATCatatgaaaagtaaaaaaaaaattctaaatttgTGCACCACACTTTTTCCAATTTAAATAAAGACCTGTAAaaagaataagtaaaataacgaaGTGGAGctgaaataatttaaaataaaataaatagcgAATAAGGCTGGTTATCAGTCATCGCTTTCGCACCCAAACACAAACTTAGGTCTACTCAACCCCAACCAACAGATGATGCAATCACTCCCGACCAAACGAACCCTCTATGGGCCCCCACACCATTCACCACCACCCTCCATATTGCTTTATTGTAGACAATCACTCTTACACTTCGTCCTCACATCTCAGCCGTTTATGCTTTCTATTCTCAAGCTCACATCAATATCAACGATTGGGATGCAGTAACGTAGAGCTAAGTCAAGTATGAGAGACACGTGATGACATGAACGAGACTCTCCTGTGAAGGGAACAACGTTCACCTTTGACTATCGGGTATGACAGGAACCCAACTGCTCCACTGGTATTCTAGAATATCCTAACTATTCAATTGTACGCATATGATTTTATATGTATCATGTTGGAATTGTGAAACTTACGAAGTTATTTTGATCTTGGGTTGGATTGTTGGGAATTGGACTGTTCAAAAAATCgttaaaattgaaacaaattgattggtcgattttttttaaaaaaattacatatttctcCATTAAAAATCGATTGCTTGatcagttaaatttatgtcaaaaaatcgaaAAACAGACCAAAATCGACCATGAACACTCTTATTAGGATAATTGGATACCAAAAAACTGTTAAGATGTTAATTTTCGATGGATTTAGTTTTTAACTCTTACCTTTTGTTTGCAATCACCAAAaaagttaaataaaaaaaagaaaatgacgtCAGCGAACCTTtgactcttctctctcttcttttaaaCCCACCTCTACCGTTCGAATCCatcccctccctctctcttgcgctatttttcttttcactttCTTTGCGCGATTCTCTCTCCCTTTCTCACCATCCAAGCAGAGAAGAAACCAGAGAAGATGGTTAGCAAGGACCTGTACGTTACGGTTCCGACCTTCTTCAGGTGTCCAATCTTCCTAGACGTGATGAAATCTCCTGTGAGCTTGTCCACTGGTGTAACCTACGACCGTGCCAGTATTCAGCGGTGGCTTGACGGCGGAAACAACACTTGTCCGGCCACCATGCAGGTACTTGACAGTAAAGACTTTGTTCCTAATCGTACCTTGCAGCGACTCATTAAGATTTGGTCTGACTCGGTCAGTGCCAGAGTCTACTCGCTTGACTCGGTGCCAGTTCCCTCGACAGAACAAATCAGAGACACAATCAGAGCCATGGAAACAGacaaaggaaatcaaatcaGCGAATATTTATCGAGAATTGTTCGGTTTGCTAAGGAATCGGACGGGAACCGGAGTTTTCTGGCTACAACAGCAGGATTCGTAGCCATCGTTGTTGATCGTTTAAGCAACAATGCCGATGATGCCGCGATTAAATATGTTAATACTCTCGAACAAGCTGTTAGGGTTTTAGAATTAATAATCGACAAATTTGGGGACAAAAAGGAATTAATGCGACTGATCTTAAAGAGCGATCGTAATCGATTGTCGTCACTGCTCCTTGTATTACAACAAGGAAGCACGGATTCACGAATCGCATCGCTAAAGATTTTAGAATCCGTGGCCGTCGACGCGGAATCGAAGATGCTGATCGCGGATCGAGACGGAATTGTGACGATCCTGTTGAGACTAATCAGTACAGAGACGGATCCAGGCTTGATCGAGGCGAGCTTATCGTGCCAAACAGCAATTTCAACGCCGAGACGCGTCAGGTTAAGATTTCTGAAACTCGGATTGATACCGGAACTGAAAAAACTGTTAGCGGCACCGAATTCGAGTGTCTCGATAACCGAGAAATCGTTGAAACTGCTGGAGATGATGTCAGTGTGTAAAGAAGGGCGGGCGGAGATATCGGGGGACGCGTCGCTGGTAAAATTGATTGTACAGAAGTTGTTTAAGGTGTCGAGAGTTACGACGGAGCACGCCGTGACGATATTATGGAGCTTGTGCTATATTTTCGATGAGCAGGTGGCGCGTGAGGCGGTGGCGAAGAGTAACGGAATGACGAAGGTGTTGCTTCTGATGCAGAGCGATTGCTCACCAGCAGTGAGGCAAATGTCGGCCGATTTGTTGAAGATATTTCGTGTCAATTGGAAATCCTGCGTATCGAGTTACGACACTAATACTACTCATATCATGCCGTTttgaccaaaaagaaaaaaaatcgttGCTTTTGTTGGTTCTTTCTTATTGTTAGTTTTTCCCATCCATGTTTTTCTCTGTTTGCAGAGATGGAGAGAAAATTTTGTAAGCAAATACACAAGAAAGAgaattctttttcatttcaatcacaATTCATTGTTCAAAGTGTGGCATTCTTAAACAAACTATTGACAGATCTTGTATATCATCATCATATTTGGCTCAGGCAGCAAGAATTGGACAATGATTGAGGATGGTTGCTTTGTTGTAGTTTATGTTTAGTCCAAGATATTATCATCCACGGGTCAATacggatttttttttcatgggttGTAGTTATTGGC
This genomic stretch from Tripterygium wilfordii isolate XIE 37 chromosome 22, ASM1340144v1, whole genome shotgun sequence harbors:
- the LOC119991837 gene encoding U-box domain-containing protein 27-like; protein product: MVSKDLYVTVPTFFRCPIFLDVMKSPVSLSTGVTYDRASIQRWLDGGNNTCPATMQVLDSKDFVPNRTLQRLIKIWSDSVSARVYSLDSVPVPSTEQIRDTIRAMETDKGNQISEYLSRIVRFAKESDGNRSFLATTAGFVAIVVDRLSNNADDAAIKYVNTLEQAVRVLELIIDKFGDKKELMRLILKSDRNRLSSLLLVLQQGSTDSRIASLKILESVAVDAESKMLIADRDGIVTILLRLISTETDPGLIEASLSCQTAISTPRRVRLRFLKLGLIPELKKLLAAPNSSVSITEKSLKLLEMMSVCKEGRAEISGDASLVKLIVQKLFKVSRVTTEHAVTILWSLCYIFDEQVAREAVAKSNGMTKVLLLMQSDCSPAVRQMSADLLKIFRVNWKSCVSSYDTNTTHIMPF